In a genomic window of Sarcophilus harrisii chromosome 4, mSarHar1.11, whole genome shotgun sequence:
- the LOC100930715 gene encoding zinc finger protein 260-like: protein MVQSICLGTSCEKRLPKGMAWHCNMNEARECDMNLEKEKSPSREGTIPRTTLSNGNVPQCMAIGKSFRLGPVFVGTMEKSPDKYKTIGKSLRGFSSLITYNTFSLEKNFSKYVKGKKPFRYRSGLFKFHRKDAKGNLHEQSECGTVFRRSNLTENQRRPIGDGHYKYNKYRKDNVKKGSLIELKINHAEVKPFKCDECGKPFGRRENLIAHKRTHTGEKPFVCNECGKSFCHRGNLIAHHKIHTGEKPFACNECGKSFRHRGSLIAHHNTHTGEKSFPCDECGKSFIHRANLISHQRTHTGEKPFTCHECMKSFRHRGNLIAHRRTHTTEKPFECNECGKAFRFSRSLIRHQRTHTGEKPFACNICGKVFTTKTYLFDHQRIHTGEKPFKCNECGKGFGQRGYLICHQGVHTGEKPFECHECGKAFTRRARLIVHQRTHTGEKPFVCKECGKGFSRRDHLTSHQRVHTGEKPFVCNECGKAFSQRASLIKHQQNHTREKHFECNECGKVFTRRSYLIIHQRNHTGEKPFICNECGRAFTQKASLFNHQRTHTGEKPLVCNECGKSFSHRDSLTNHQRTHTGEKPFICNEYGKAFSYGVALGCHQRTHHGENPSECQECGKAFRRKANLVFRQKTHIKEKPFACNECGKDFSRSSNLITHQNIHNGKKQNLLK from the coding sequence ATGGTGCAGAGCATTTGCCTGGGGACATCCTGTGAGAAGAGGCTCCCAAAGGGCATGGCCTGGCATTGCAACATGAATGAAGCCAGGGAATGTGATATGaatttagagaaagagaagagcccATCCAGAGAAGGGACCATTCCCAGAACGACTTTGAGTAATGGGAATGTGCCTCAGTGTATGGCAATTGGGAAGAGCTTCAGGCTTGGGCCAGTCTTTGTTGGAACTATGGAGAAAAGTCCGGATAAATATAAGACAATTGGAAAGAGCTTGAGAGGTTTTTCGAGCCTAATTACTTATAATACATTTTCTTTAGAGAAGAACTTTTCCAAGTATGTCAAAGGCAAGAAACCTTTCAGGTATCGCTCAGGATTATTTAAGTTTCATAGAAAAGATGCTAAAGGAAATCTACATGAACAGAGTGAATGTGGAACAGTATTTAGAAGATCTAATCTTACTGAAAATCAGAGACGTCCCATAGGAGATGgtcattataaatataataagtatAGAAAAGACAATGTCAAAAAAGGAAGCTTGATTGAACTTAAGATAAATCATGCTGAAGTGAAACCCTTTAAATGTGATGAATGTGGTAAACCTTTTGGTAGGAGGGAAAACCTGATTGCACATAAGAgaactcatactggagagaaaccttttgtttgtaatgaatgtggaaaaagcTTCTGCCATAGGGGAAACCTGATTGCTCATCATAAAATTCATACAGGGGAAAAACCTTTTgcatgtaatgaatgtggaaaaagcTTCCGCCACAGGGGAAGCCTGATTGCTCATCATAATACTCACACAGGGGAGAAATCTTTTCCatgtgatgaatgtggaaaaagCTTCATTCATAGGGCAAATCTTATTTCTCATCAGAGAACTCATACAGGAGAGAAACCATTTACATGCCATGAATGTATGAAAAGCTTTCGTCACAGGGGAAACCTCATTGCCCATCGCCGGACTCATACCACAGAGAAACCATTTGAATGTAATGAGTGTGGGAAAGCATTCCGCTTTAGCAGAAGCCTTATTCGACACCAGAGAACTCACACTGGCGAGAAACCTTTTGCATGTAACATATGTGGGAAAGTCTTCACCACTAAGACATATCTCTTCgatcatcagagaattcatactggagagaaaccttttaaatgtaatgaatgtgggaaaggctTTGGCCAGAGAGGATACCTCATTTGTCATCAAGGAgttcacactggagaaaaaccctttGAATGtcatgaatgtggaaaagccttcaccCGGAGAGCTCGCcttattgtacatcagagaactcacactggagagaaaccatttgTATGTAAGGAATGTGGGAAAGGCTTTAGCCGGAGGGACCATCTCACTTCTCATCAGAgagttcatactggagagaaaccctttgtatgtaatgagtgtgggaaagcctttTCCCAGAGAGCAAGTCTTATTAAACATCAGCAAAATCATACAAGAGAAAAACactttgaatgtaatgaatgtggaaaagtctTCACCCGGAGGTCGTACCTTATTATTCATCAAAGAaatcacactggagagaaaccctttatATGTAATGAGTGTGGGAGAGCCTTTACCCAGAAAGCAAGTCTTTTTAACCACCAGCGAACTCATACAGGAGAGAAACCCTTGGTTTGCAATGAATGTGGGAAATCTTTTAGCCATAGGGACTCCCTCACTAACCATCAAAGaactcacactggagagaaaccctttatATGTAATGAATATGGGAAAGCCTTCAGCTATGGAGTAGCACTCGGGTGTCATCAAAGAACTCATCATGGAGAGAATCCCTCTGAGTGTCAGGAGTGTGGGAAAGCTTTTAGGCGCAAAGCAAACCTTGTCTTCCGCCAGAAAACCCATATAAAAGAGAAACCTTTTgcatgtaatgaatgtggaaaagacTTTAGTAGGAGTTCTAACCTTATTACTCATCAGAATATTCATAATggaaagaaacagaatttgttgAAATAG